The following proteins are co-located in the Imtechella halotolerans genome:
- a CDS encoding IS6 family transposase: MIKHHRYPRVVILQAVYFKMRFTLGYWNVEELMALRGVIVDHSMIQRWVYKISKELESNMHKRIPSVSHSW, from the coding sequence ATGATCAAGCATCATCGTTATCCAAGAGTTGTGATTTTACAAGCGGTTTATTTTAAAATGCGATTCACTTTAGGCTATTGGAATGTGGAAGAATTAATGGCACTAAGAGGCGTAATAGTAGATCATTCTATGATTCAGCGATGGGTTTACAAGATTTCGAAAGAGTTAGAGAGCAATATGCATAAAAGAATACCTAGTGTTAGTCATAGTTGGTAA